AGCCGATGACCTCGCGGTAGTAATCCGCCAGCACCTCGGCGTCGAGATCGAGCATCTCGGCCATCTGCCCGCCGTCGCCGTGCCCGTGCCCGTGCCCGTGCCCGTGCCCGTGCTGGATGTTCCCGTGACCGTGTTCGTGTGCCATGACCCGAACGCTAGCGCGTTCTTGCGCTACCGGCATACCATCTTGCGTATGACGCAAGACGGCGAACTCGACGCCCTGGTCCGCCAGCGGATCCGCAGTCTCCGGGTCGCCCGCGGCTGGTCCCTGGACGAGCTGGCCTCCCGCGCCTACCTCACCCCGTCCACCCTGAGCCGCATCGAGACCGGCCACCGCCGGATCGCCCTCGACCAGCTCACCGCCATCGCCCGGGCCCTCAGCACCACCCTCGACCAGCTCGTCGAGTCCGGCCGCGACGAGGACGTGGTGATCCGCCCGCACCACGACGAGCAGCGCGGCATGACCACCTGGCTGCTCACCCGCGACACCGCCCCGGCCGGCATGACCGTCGCCAAGCTGCGCGTCGACCGCCCGGCCCCCGCCGACCTGCGCGTGCACCCCGGCCGCGACTGGTTCGTGGTCCTCTCCGGCACCATCGTCCTGCGCCTGGCCGAGCGCACCATCACGGTCCGCGCCGGCGAGGCCGCCGAGTTCTCCACGATGGTCCCGCACGCCTTCGGCTCGGCCGGCGGACCCGCCGAAGTCCTCTGCATCCTCGACCAGGAGGGCGAGCGCTCCCACCTAGGCCCGAGATGACCCGCTTTCGGTACGCCCACAGCCCGCCCCGCCGTCCCCTCAGTCGATCGGCGGCGCCCAGCCGGGCCGCCGGATCAGGCAGAACGGATGCCCCGCCGGATCGGCGAACACGTCCTCCCCGGCCAGCCGCACCGCACCGAGCGCGACCACCGCCGCCCCCGCCACCTCGACGTCGTCCACCATCACGTCCACGTGCATCTGCTGCGGCACCGCCGGATCCGGCCAGGTCGCCGCCCGCTGGTCCGGCGCCCGCTGGAACGCCATCCCGGACGTGGTGGTGTCCGCCGACACCACCACGAAGTCCCCGTCGTCGTGGGTGATCGGCTCCCCGAGCACCGCACTCCAGAACCGCGCCAGCCGCCGCGGATCCGGGCAGTCGACGATCAGATGGTGCCGGCGTCCGACAGGCATGACAAACCACCCCTCACCCGGCTCCACCGGTGTTCCGGATCATCCGCCGCAACACCTCGAGCGCTGTCCCGTAGCCAGCATCCTCGATCCCGCCGTGGATCCGCGCGTCTGTCCGCCTCGGTCGGCCACAGCCGGCCCGCACCGTCCAGCCCGCTCGATCAGGGTCTCCGCCTTCGCCGCCAGATCATCCGCCGTCGCGTAGGTCAACAACACGACAGCCGCCAGGCGCGGCGCCGGGTTCAATCGACCGTCATGGACTACTACCTGCTTGCCGGGGACGGGATCCTGGTCGAGGAGTTCGCCTACGGCGAGGACCACGTGACGGTCGGGCTCGGCGGCGCGATGTGGACCGCCGGGAGCGGTGGCTGGCGCGGCGCCGGATCGTTCGGCACGGCCTTGCGTACGGACGAGCACCTGCTCGCCACGGTCACCCCGGTGGACCGCGACCGCGCCGCGCAGGTGTACCGGGGCCTCGCCGGCCGGCCGCTGCCCGCCGAGGACTCGCTGCGCGGGCACTTCGGCGACTGGGTGCGCTTCGCGACGACGGCCCCGTTGCGGTTGAGCCTGGACGACACCCCGCCCGGATTCGCCGAGAAGCGCGTCTATCGCGTGCTGTTCGCCAAGGAACCGCGCGACGCCCACCTCGCCGACCTGAACGCCACCTGGCCCGGCACCACCGACGGCGGCATCCCGGGCGGCCGCGGCCGGGCCGGCAACGACCTGTTCGCCTGGCACCTGCGCCGCGTCGGCAGCGGCATCGCCTGGGGCCTCGACGTCACCGTGCTGCTGGCCGGCGACAGCCCCGCGGTGGTCGGCGAGGTCCTGCGCAAACTGACCGCCGACGTACGCCGCCGCGGCCTGGTCCCGCTGGCCACCGAACGATTCGCCTGACTACGGCACCGTTCCCGAGGCCGCCACCGGGTGCACGGCGGCTCGCAGCCACAACGGCGAGTGGTGCGACAGACTCCGCAGTCGCCTCCGGACCGGCCACCTCCGGGCCGCTGGCCGGCCCTCGGTGCCAGGCTCGGTGCTGGAGCGGCAGTGGGCGGCGAGGCCGGACTCGGCCCTCGAAGCGGGCACCTCCTCGCGAAATCGTGTCACATCGGCGGCACGTTGACTTCGGGGGTATCAATGGTCGCGAATGCGATTCCTGCCGGGAACGGTGCCTTACTGAACGCGCGTCCGGCGACCACGGATGCGCCACCGGTGAAACCGGCATCCGGTGACCACCGCCTCAGCCCGGCGGCGGCGAGTCGGTAGTGACCGGCGGCGGTCCGGGCTTGCTCGGCGGGGCGCTTGCCAGGGCGTACAAAAAATCGACCGGAAGAACGGCGTTCCGTGAGTTTTCGCACGCGCTCTTTTGCATCCTAGGAATCTAGGAGCTTGCTTTCCTGCCGGTATGACGGTTTAGGCTGGGCGCATGTCCGCGAGCGCCGCCCCCGTCGTCCACCTGGCCCGGCCGCACCGGCCGGTCGTCGTGGCCGGCACGCTCGCCGAATTGCGCGGGCCCACCTGCGGGCTGGTGGAGTTGCCGTTGCGATTGTGGTGGCATCCGCAGCGCGCGTTCGATCTGGGGCAGCACACGATGCTCCTGTGGATGTATGAGAATGTGCTCCGGGAATCGATCCGGGTCGACGAGTTGCGCGCCTTTCTGGACGGCGCGACGCTGGTCCGGGTCTGGTCCGAGCTGAATCTTCCGCGCGCTGTCCGGGCGGCGTGGGAGGCCCGGCATCCGCGGCTGCGCGCCCGCCTCGCCGCGTGAATAGCCGGCCGGATTGAGGTGACCAGTTCCAGCGTCGACGACTTCTACCGCGATGTCGCGCGGATCGCCCTGGCTGTCGCCGACAAGCACCGGTTCGTCCTCGGTGGCGGCGTCGCCTGGCTGGTCAACGGCCTGGTCGCCCGCCCCACCGAGGACATCGACCTGTTCACCGACACCGAGGGCGCGGTGCTCGCGGCGGCCGGCGAGGTGGTCGCGGCCCTGACCGAGGCCGGCTATCGGGTGGTCCGCGAGGAGGGCGACGAGTTGTTCGCCGGGATGGACGCGGACATCCAGGAGTTCCTGGTGGCCGGCGAGCACCGGGCCCTGCGGCTGACGCTGTGCCGGCTGGACCGGCGGCGCACCCCGGTGGTGATGGACCTCGGTCCGGTGATGCACCTGGACGACCTGGTCGCGACGAAGGTGGCGGCGCTGGTCACCCGGCGCGAGGTCCGTGACTACATCGACGTGGCGGCGGCGCTGGAACGCTATCCGCTGGAGCGGGTGCTGGAGCTGGCCTACGCGGCGGATCCGGCACTGGAACCGGAGGAGATCGCCGACGCCGGCCGCTACCTGGATCGGCTCGACGACGTCCGGTTCACCCTGTACGGCCTCGATGCCGGAATGATCGCCCAGCTACGAGAGCGCCTCGCGGGCTGGCCGCGGGCATAGTGTGGCCGGGTGCCCGCGAACACCTGGAACTTCCGCTCGCTGCGCGGCATCCGCCGCCCGCCGAGCGAGTCCGGCACTGCCGAGTTCGACTTCGGTGACGGCCCGCGCCGGGTGGTGCCGTGGACCGCGACCCTGGACCTGCGCGGCCTGACGCCGGCGTCCGGGCCGGTCGACTGGACCGCCCTGGACCACCTGCCCCAGTTGCGCGGGGTCACCTGGTCCGGCCCGGATCGCGGCCTCGCCGGCGCCCTGGCCGGCCGCCCGCGGATCACCTACCTGGACTGGTTCGACGCGCGGGGCGAGGTGGACCTGCGGGCGACGGCGGTGGCCCGGCTCCGGATCACCGGCCGCGAGCTGGGCGCCGTCCGGCTGCCCGCCTCGGCGACCAGTCTGCTGCTCCAGGAGCTGCGGCCGGACCTCGAGGTGGCGGCTCACGACGACGGGCACGGGCTCGCGCTGAACCTGACGAGCGCCGCGGAGCTGGTCGTGCCGCCCGGCGTGCGGCGGGCGCCGGAGGTCCGGCTCAACGTCGGCGGCGAGTTGTCGGTGCGGCAGCTGGAGCAGTTCACCGACCTGCGGCAGTTGACCGTCGACTTCGAGGCCCCGCCGGGCCGCCTGACCGGCCTGCCGCTGCTCGCCCGGCATCCGGGGCTGCAGCGGCTGTGCCTGATCAACGCCTGCCGTCTGGACCCGGCGACGTTTCCGGACCTGCCGGCGCTCCTCGAGCTCGAGGTGATCGGCACGCGCGCCGAGGTCGCCGCCGGCCTGGGCGAGCGGTTCCACGGCGCGACGCTTCCCGAGTTGACGATCCGCTACGCCCGGTCCGGCGAGAGCCGCTCGGCGCCGGAGGCCTGACGCCGGCCGCCACCCGCGGCCAGCGCCGTGACCGCCAGCACGCACAGCACGCCCCCGCTGGCCAGCGCCACCGGCCCGGACGTCAGCCGGGCCACCAGCCCGGCCCGCATGTTGCCCAGATCCGGCCCGGCCTGCCCGACGATCTGCTCCGCCGCCGCCACCCGCCCGAGCAACCCCGCCGGCGTGTGCAGCTGCACCACGGTCCCGCGCGAGACCACCGCCACGGTGTCCGCCGCCCCGGCCACCACCAGGCAGCCGAGGCCCAGCCACGGACCGCCGGCCAGCCCGAACAGGGCGAGCGCCGCACCCCACACCGCCGACGCGCCGAGCATCACCGGCTGCGGCCGGGCCAGCCCGGAGTACGTCCCGGACAGCGCCGACGCGATCAGCCCGCCCACCGCGATCGCCGTCAGGAACAGCCCGAACGTCCGCGGATCGCCGTCGAACCAGGTCGTGTTCATCAGCGCGAACAGGCTGATCGGCATCGCCAGCACGGTGGCCGCCAGGTCGGTGAGCAGCGCGGTGCGCACCACCCGGTGCCCGGCCAGGAACCGCAGCCCGTCCGCCACCGCGCGGGCCCCGGAGACCGCCGGCCCGCCGGCCGGTGGCAGCGCCGGGAGCCCGCGCACGCCGACGAACGCCAGCCCGAAGCTCACCGTGTCCACCAGGTAGCACCCGCTCACCCCGGACCAGCCCAGGACCAGCCCGCCCACCGCCGGCCCGACCAGCATCGACGCCTGGAACGACAGGTGGTTCAGCGCGAGCCCGGCACCCAGCTGCTCCCGGCGCAACAGGTGCGGCAGATAGCTGCGCGCGACCGGTCCCCCGGCCGCCCCGACGCAGGACTGCACCGCGACCAGCACCAGGACGACCATCACCGGCGCCGGTCCGAGGAGGCCCTGCACGGCGAGCAGCCCGGTGCAGGCCGCGCAGCCGGCGGTGGTGAGCAGGGCGAGCCGGCGACGCTCGGCGCGATCCGCGAGGGCACCGGCGAACAGGCCGAACACCACGACCGGCAGCGCCTGGGCGAGCCCGACCGCGCCGGTCCAGACGGTGCTGCCGGTCTGCTGCCACACCTGGTACATCACCGCGACCAGCGTCATCTGGCTGCCGAACCCGGAGAGCGTCGTCCCGATCCAGAGCCGCCGGAAGGCCGGCGAGGAGCGCAGCGGCCGCAGGTCGAGCAGTGCGCCGGTCACCGCCACGCCGGGTCACCGGCCAGTTTCCCGGCGATCCGGTCCCGGAAGCTCCGGCGCCGCAGCACCTCCTCGATGTCCCGCACCACCCGGGTCATCGGGTACGGCAGTTCCGCCTCGATCTCGGCCACCGCCGCCTCGGTGGCCCGCCACTCCGCCGCCAGCCGCCCGACCACACCCGCCGCCTTCTCGGTCAGAGCCACTTTCTTGGTACGCCCGTCCGCCCCCGCCGCGGTCCGCACCCATCCGGCCGCGCGCATCGCCGACACCTTCTGGCTCAGCGCCGAGTGGGTCCGCCCGACCGCCGCGGCCAGCTCGCTGATCGTCATGGGCCCGTGCACGTGCAGCTTGATCAGCTCTTTCACCCAGACGGGTTTGAGTCCGTCGAGGTTCGCCTCGGCGTACAGACTCGCGATGTCCGCGTCCAGCGCCGCCTGCAGGTCCCACAGCGAGCGCCAGACGGCGTGCTCGGTCGGGTCAGCGAATTCGGTCATGGCCAGACTGTAACAGCGCTTATATAAGTGCTGTTACGACCAACTGCGATTTGACATCTACAAGTCAGTAGAAGAATGATGCGGGTACGAACTTAGGTTTGGCTAACCTTTGGAGCTCCATGACCGCCATCTACCTCATCGGCCTCCGCGAGGGCTTGGAGATCACTCTAGTGGTTTCCATCCTCGTGGCCTTCCTGGTCAAGAGCGACCGCAAGCCGATGCTCCGCCTGGTGTGGGCCGGCGTCGCGTTGGCGGCCGCCCTCTCGGTCGGCTTCGCCGTGCTGCTGCAGCAGGGCATCACCAAGCTCAGCTCGACGCACCAGGAGCTGTTCGAGGCGATCGCCTCGTTCGTGGCGGTGGCCTTCGTCACCTGGATGATCTTCTGGATGCGCCGGATGGCCCGCTTCATGGGCCGGGAGCTGCGCGGCAGGATGGAGGCGGCGATCGAGGTCGGCCCGGCCGCCGTCGCCGGGGTGGCCTTCCTCGCGGTGATCCGTGAGGGCCTGGAGACCTCCATCCTGTTCTACGCGGCCGCCCAGGGGGCCGCGGACAGCGCCCGCCCGCTGATCGGTATCAGTCTCGGCCTGCTCACCGCGGTGGTCCTCGGCTGGCTGCTCTACATCAGCGCGGTCCGGATCAACCTGTCCACGTTCTTCACCTGGACCGGCGCGCTGCTGGTGCTCGTCGCCGCCGGCATCTTCAAGTACGGCTTCCACGACCTGCAGGAGTCCAACGTCCTGGGCGGCCTGGACCACCACGCGTTCGACGTGACGAGCGCCTTCCCGCCCGCGGCGTGGTACTCCGAGCTGCTCCGCGGCATGGTCAACTTCACGCCGGCGCCGACCGTCGTCGAGACGGTCGCCTGGCTCGCCTACGGGATCCCGGTCCTCGTGCTCTTCCTCTGGCCGGCTCGCAAGCCGGCGCCCGCCCCCGCTCCCACCACCGCCTCCTAGGAGACCGATGCACCCCGCACGCCTTATCACCGCCGGAGCGGCCGCCGCACTGCTCCTCACCGCCTGCGGCGACAAGGAAGCCGACACTCCGGCCGGCAGCGACAACGCCTCCGGCAAGATCACTGTCGCCGCCTCGGACACCGACTGCAAGGTGGAGCGGACCAGCTCCGACGCGGGCACGGTCACGTTCAGCATCACCAACAAGGGCTCCAAGATCAACGAGTTCTACGTCTACGCCGCCGGTGACCGGATCATGGGCGAGATCGAGAACATCGCACCCGGCCTGTCCCGTGACCTGATCGTCGAGCTGCCGGCCGGCACCTACGAGACCGCGTGCAAGCCCGGCATGATCGGCAAGGGCATCCGCGGCGCGTTCCAGGTGGCCGGCTCCGCCGCGCCGCTCACCGAGGACGCCAAGCTGGCCCAGGCCGCCAAGGACTACCAGCGCTACGTGAAGAGCCAGACCGGCGCGCTGATCGAGCAGACCACCGCGTTCGTCACCGCGGTCAAGGCCGGCGACGTGGCGAAGGCCAAGTCGCTCTTCCCGATCGCCCGCACCTACTGGGAGCGGATCGAGCCGGTCGCGGAGAGCTTCGGCGACCTGGACCCGAAGATCGACGCCCGCGACGGCGACCTGGAGCCGGGTCAGCAGTGGACCGGCTTCCACAAGATCGAGAAGGACCTCTGGGTCACCAAGGACATCAGCAAGGACGGCCCGGTCGCCGACCAGCTGCTCAAGGACGTGCAGACCATCGTCACCAAGGCCGAGTCGGTGACGTTCTCCCCGGTCGAGCTCGCCAACGGCGCCAAGGGCCTGCTCGACGAGGTCGCCACCGGCAAGATCACCGGCGAGGAGGACCGCTACTCGCACACCGACCTGTGGGACTTCGCCGCCAACATCGAGGGATCGCAGGGTGCCATCCAGGCGCTGCGCCCGGCCCTCGAGGAGCGGGACCCGGCGCTGGTCAAGACCCTGGACGCGAACTTCGCCAAGGTCGAGGCGTCGCTCGCGAAGCACCGCGCCGGCGACGGCTGGAAGCTGCACAACCAGCTCACCCAGGCGGACCTCAAGGAGCTGAGCGACAACATCAACGCGCTCGCCGAGCCGATCAGTAGGGTGGCTGCTCTTGTTGCCGCCAAGAAGTAGTAGCGGCGGTCTTCAGGCATGAGGTAGCTGGGAGCGGGGCGTCTCGCCCCCAGCTTGCCCCAAGATCAAATTCAAGAGAACGATGACTCGGATCCGCGCTGATCACAGATCGTCGCTCCCGCCAGGGACCCTTCCGGTCTGAGCTGGCCGCTGGCGCGTCCAGAACGCTCAGCCCGCAAGGGCGACGCCCGCGGGTGGTTGCGACGGGCCAGATCAGGACCCAGCGGCTGGGCGTGCCGGGTCAGCCGCGAGGCACCGCGGGTGATCACGACAGCTACCTCCGAACCCCCCACTGCACGAAAGGCTTGTGAGATGGAACGGCGCAAAGTCCTCGGACTGGCCGGCGCGGGCGTCGCCGGCGTGGCCGCCGCCGGCGCGGGCGCGCTGGCCCTGACCCACAACGACGCGGCACCCACCGCCGGTTCCCTCGACCTGGTGTCCGAGACCGGCGGGGCGATCCCGTTCTACGGGGCGCGGCAGGCCGGGATCGTCACGCCGGCGCAGGACCGGCTGCACTTCTGCGCGTTCGACGTGATCACCGACGACCGGGCGGCCCTGGTCGAGATGCTCCAGGACTGGACCGCGGCGGCGGCCCGGATGACACAGGGGCGGGATGCCGGCACGTTCGGCGCGGTCGGCGGCTCGCTGGAGGCGCCGCCGGACGACACCGGCGAGGCGCTGGGACTGCCCGCCTCCGGGCTCACCCTGACCATCGGGTTCGGGCCGACGCTGTTCCGCAACGCCCAGGGCAAGGACCGGTTCGGGATCGCCGCGAAGCGCCCGGCCGCCCTCGCCGACCTGCCGAAGTTCCCCCGGGACACCCTGGACGCGGCGATCTCCGGCGGCGACATCGGCGTGCAGGCCTGCGCCCACGACCCGCAGGTCGCCGTGCACGCCATCCGCAACCTGGCCCGGATCGGCATGGGCAAGGTCAGCGTCCGCTGGTCCCAGCTCGGTTTCGGCCGCACCTCGTCGACCTCCACGACCCAGGCCACCCCGCGCAACCTGTTCGGCTTCAAGGACGGCACCCGCAACCTCAAGGCCGAGGAGCCCGCGCTGCTCGACGAGCACCTGTGGGTCCAGCCCGGCGACGGGCCGGAGTGGATGACCGGCGGCTCCTACCTGGTCACCCGCAAGATCCGGATGCTGGTCGAGACCTGGGACCGCTCACCGCTGGCCGAGCAGCAGACCATCATCGGCCGGGACAAGGGCGAGGGCGCCCCGCTGACCGGCAAGCAGGAGCACGACGAGCCGGACTTCGCCGCCCAGGACGGCAAGGGTCAGCCGGTCATCCCGATGGACTCCCACCTGCGCCTGGCCCACCCGGACCAGAACGGCGGCGCCCGTCTGCTGCGCCGCGGCTACAACTTCGTCGACGGCTCGGACGGTCTCGGTCGCCTGAACGCCGGCCTGTTCTTCATGGCCTACCAGCGCAACCCGCACAAGCAGTTCGTCCCGGTCCAGAACAGGCTGGCCAAGCAGGACGCCCTCAAC
This window of the Actinoplanes oblitus genome carries:
- the efeB gene encoding iron uptake transporter deferrochelatase/peroxidase subunit; the protein is MERRKVLGLAGAGVAGVAAAGAGALALTHNDAAPTAGSLDLVSETGGAIPFYGARQAGIVTPAQDRLHFCAFDVITDDRAALVEMLQDWTAAAARMTQGRDAGTFGAVGGSLEAPPDDTGEALGLPASGLTLTIGFGPTLFRNAQGKDRFGIAAKRPAALADLPKFPRDTLDAAISGGDIGVQACAHDPQVAVHAIRNLARIGMGKVSVRWSQLGFGRTSSTSTTQATPRNLFGFKDGTRNLKAEEPALLDEHLWVQPGDGPEWMTGGSYLVTRKIRMLVETWDRSPLAEQQTIIGRDKGEGAPLTGKQEHDEPDFAAQDGKGQPVIPMDSHLRLAHPDQNGGARLLRRGYNFVDGSDGLGRLNAGLFFMAYQRNPHKQFVPVQNRLAKQDALNEYIRHVSSGLFACPPGLPAADDYWGRSLFA
- a CDS encoding MFS transporter — encoded protein: MAVTGALLDLRPLRSSPAFRRLWIGTTLSGFGSQMTLVAVMYQVWQQTGSTVWTGAVGLAQALPVVVFGLFAGALADRAERRRLALLTTAGCAACTGLLAVQGLLGPAPVMVVLVLVAVQSCVGAAGGPVARSYLPHLLRREQLGAGLALNHLSFQASMLVGPAVGGLVLGWSGVSGCYLVDTVSFGLAFVGVRGLPALPPAGGPAVSGARAVADGLRFLAGHRVVRTALLTDLAATVLAMPISLFALMNTTWFDGDPRTFGLFLTAIAVGGLIASALSGTYSGLARPQPVMLGASAVWGAALALFGLAGGPWLGLGCLVVAGAADTVAVVSRGTVVQLHTPAGLLGRVAAAEQIVGQAGPDLGNMRAGLVARLTSGPVALASGGVLCVLAVTALAAGGGRRQASGAERLSPDRA
- a CDS encoding MarR family winged helix-turn-helix transcriptional regulator; its protein translation is MTEFADPTEHAVWRSLWDLQAALDADIASLYAEANLDGLKPVWVKELIKLHVHGPMTISELAAAVGRTHSALSQKVSAMRAAGWVRTAAGADGRTKKVALTEKAAGVVGRLAAEWRATEAAVAEIEAELPYPMTRVVRDIEEVLRRRSFRDRIAGKLAGDPAWR
- a CDS encoding helix-turn-helix domain-containing protein; amino-acid sequence: MTQDGELDALVRQRIRSLRVARGWSLDELASRAYLTPSTLSRIETGHRRIALDQLTAIARALSTTLDQLVESGRDEDVVIRPHHDEQRGMTTWLLTRDTAPAGMTVAKLRVDRPAPADLRVHPGRDWFVVLSGTIVLRLAERTITVRAGEAAEFSTMVPHAFGSAGGPAEVLCILDQEGERSHLGPR
- a CDS encoding nucleotidyl transferase AbiEii/AbiGii toxin family protein, whose product is MTSSSVDDFYRDVARIALAVADKHRFVLGGGVAWLVNGLVARPTEDIDLFTDTEGAVLAAAGEVVAALTEAGYRVVREEGDELFAGMDADIQEFLVAGEHRALRLTLCRLDRRRTPVVMDLGPVMHLDDLVATKVAALVTRREVRDYIDVAAALERYPLERVLELAYAADPALEPEEIADAGRYLDRLDDVRFTLYGLDAGMIAQLRERLAGWPRA
- a CDS encoding VOC family protein; translated protein: MPVGRRHHLIVDCPDPRRLARFWSAVLGEPITHDDGDFVVVSADTTTSGMAFQRAPDQRAATWPDPAVPQQMHVDVMVDDVEVAGAAVVALGAVRLAGEDVFADPAGHPFCLIRRPGWAPPID
- the efeO gene encoding iron uptake system protein EfeO is translated as MHPARLITAGAAAALLLTACGDKEADTPAGSDNASGKITVAASDTDCKVERTSSDAGTVTFSITNKGSKINEFYVYAAGDRIMGEIENIAPGLSRDLIVELPAGTYETACKPGMIGKGIRGAFQVAGSAAPLTEDAKLAQAAKDYQRYVKSQTGALIEQTTAFVTAVKAGDVAKAKSLFPIARTYWERIEPVAESFGDLDPKIDARDGDLEPGQQWTGFHKIEKDLWVTKDISKDGPVADQLLKDVQTIVTKAESVTFSPVELANGAKGLLDEVATGKITGEEDRYSHTDLWDFAANIEGSQGAIQALRPALEERDPALVKTLDANFAKVEASLAKHRAGDGWKLHNQLTQADLKELSDNINALAEPISRVAALVAAKK
- the efeU gene encoding iron uptake transporter permease EfeU, with product MTAIYLIGLREGLEITLVVSILVAFLVKSDRKPMLRLVWAGVALAAALSVGFAVLLQQGITKLSSTHQELFEAIASFVAVAFVTWMIFWMRRMARFMGRELRGRMEAAIEVGPAAVAGVAFLAVIREGLETSILFYAAAQGAADSARPLIGISLGLLTAVVLGWLLYISAVRINLSTFFTWTGALLVLVAAGIFKYGFHDLQESNVLGGLDHHAFDVTSAFPPAAWYSELLRGMVNFTPAPTVVETVAWLAYGIPVLVLFLWPARKPAPAPAPTTAS